A genomic segment from Nicotiana tabacum cultivar K326 chromosome 7, ASM71507v2, whole genome shotgun sequence encodes:
- the LOC107790556 gene encoding protein phosphatase 2C 70, producing the protein MPGADDTMNMTTLSSSNIVLSKEGIFIVIFVMLLLILLFILIACKYKPWRFFYSTPVSSNSVFRHKNIIKADDVERPLISDDLHLIESQSHEYSRSYAHDAGGHQNQGAYGSPWTQGLVHKQRLTSINPQLMHSDSFVLDVCDTSEDISIGQTLKRPFVINQLAEEQKHIRSEDVKYRPNVAIQNEKFGDFAPKDTKDQRSILMLEVISGPCQGLQHSMQSTDTSRLPLTLGRVTPSDILLKDSEISGKHAMINWNINKLRWELVDMGSLNGTLVNSRAVHSPHSGSRQWGDPVELANGDIITLGTTSQIFVQIRSQSEHQVPFGIGVASDAMAVRRGGKKLPMEDVCYCHWPVPGTDKFGLFGICDGHGGAGAATSVSKIMPQIVASILSDSFRRERVLSQCDASDVLREAFSQTEASIDHHYEGCTATVLLVWADDHENFYVQCANVGDSACVVNIDGKLTKMTEDHRITSYSERMRIQATGDPLKDGETRLCGLNLARMLGDKFLKQQDARFSSEPYISQVLYIHQASKGFALLASDGFWDVINVKKAVQQVQQTKERSSTDEEISAEKIANSLLNEARTLRTKDNTSIIFLDFDTTNRILSCKIDS; encoded by the exons ATGCCGGGTGCTGATGATACCATGAACATGACCACTCTTAGCAGCAGCAACATTGTCTTATCGAAAGAGGgcatttttattgttatttttgttatgcTCCTTTTGATCCTCTTATTTATCCTTATCGCCTGCAAGTATAAGCCATGGCGTTTCTTTTACTCTACTCCTGTCTCCTCCAACTCCGTCTTTCGCCACAAGAACATCATCAAG GCTGATGATGTAGAGAGGCCTCTTATTTCAGATGATTTGCATCTGATTGAAAGCCAGAGTCATGAATATTCTAGAAGTTATGCTCACGATGCAGGCGGTCACCAGAATCAAGGGGCTTATGGTTCACCCTGGACTCAGGGACTTGTTCATAAACAAAGGCTGACCTCCATAAATCCTCAATTAATGCATA GCGACAGTTTTGTTCTGGATGTTTGTGATACTTCAGAAGATATTTCTATTGGCCAGACGCTTAAGCGTCCATTTGTGATTAATCAGTTAGCAGAAGAGCAGAAACACATAAGATCGGAAGATGTAAAGTACAGACCAAATGTGGCAATACAGAATGAAAAGTTTGGAGATTTTGCTCCAAAAGATACTAAAGATCAAA GAAGCATCCTCATGCTGGAGGTTATCTCGGGACCTTGTCAAGGACTTCAACATTCAATGCAATCAACAGATACATCTAGGCTTCCACTTACTCTTGGAAGAGTGACACCTAGTGATATCTTGCTCAAGGATTCAGAAATTTCTGGCAAGCATGCAATGATAAACTGGAATATAAAT AAATTGAGGTGGGAGCTGGTTGACATGGGTAGCTTGAACGGCACACTAGTTAATTCCCGTGCTGTCCATAGTCCTCATTCTGGGAGCAGACAGTGGGGCGATCCAGTTGAGCTTGCAAATGGAGACATAATAACGCTTGGCACAACTTCGCAAATATTT GTACAAATTAGATCCCAAAGTGAGCATCAGGTCCCATTTGGGATTGGTGTCGCATCAGATGCCATGGCTGTACGTCGAGGAGGAAAGAAGCTGCCTATGGAAGATGTTTGTTATTGCCATTGGCCTGTTCCCGGGACGGATAAG TTTGGATTGTTTGGGATATGCGATGGACACGGAGGAGCTGGTGCTGCAACGTCTGTCAGCAA AATAATGCCTCAGATCGTTGCTAGCATCTTGTCAGATTCATTTAGAAGGGAGAGGGTGTTGTCACAATGTGATGCTTCAGATGTTCTTAGAGAAGCGTTCTCTCAAACTGAAGCGAGTATAGATCACCACTATGAG GGATGTACTGCAACAGTGCTTCTGGTTTGGGCTGATGATCATGAAAACTTTTATGTGCAATGTGCAAATGTTGGAGATTCAGCTTGTGTTGTAAA TATTGACGGGAAGCTGACAAAAATGACTGAAGATCACAGAATAACTAGTTACTCTGAAAGGATGCGTATCCAAGCAACAGGGGATCCTTTAAAAGATGGGGAAACAAGACTATGTG gtttaaaccttgctCGTATGCTCGGAGACAAATTTCTTAAACAGCAAGATGCTCGCTTCAGTTCAGAACCTTATATTAGTCAAGTTTTGTACATACATCAAGCTAGCAAAGGATTTGCACTGTTAGCTAG TGATGGTTTCTGGGACGTAATTAATGTGAAGAAGGCAGTTCAACAAGTCCAGCAG ACAAAGGAGAGAAGCTCAACAGATGAAGAAATTTCTGCAGAAAAAATAGCAAATTCTTTGTTGAACGAAGCCAGAACATTGCGCACAAAAGATAACACTTCCATAATTTTCTTAGATTTTGACACCACCAATAGAATTCTTTCTTGTAAAATTGATTCATAG